A genome region from Eschrichtius robustus isolate mEscRob2 chromosome 4, mEscRob2.pri, whole genome shotgun sequence includes the following:
- the GNRHR gene encoding gonadotropin-releasing hormone receptor isoform X2, with translation MANSASPEQNQNHCSAINSSIPLTQGNLPTLTLSGKIRVTVTFFLFLLSTIFNASFLLKLQKWTQRKEKGKKLSRMKVLLKHLTLANLLETLIVMPLDGMWNITVQWYAGELLCKVLSYLKLFSMYAPAFVMVVISLDRSLAITRPLAVKSNNKLGQLLIGLAWLLSSIFAGPQLPLHHPSSHHVDLQCKNYLHPDKCPSSGSPQTTTESIQE, from the exons ATGGCAAACAGTGCCTCTCCTGAACAGAATCAAAATCACTGCTCAGCAATCAACAGCAGCATCCCGCTGACACAGGGCAACCTCCCCACACTGACCTTATCTGGAAAGATTCGAGTGACAgttactttcttcctttttctactCTCCACAATTTTCAATGCTTCTTTCTTGTTGAAACTTCAGAAGTGGactcaaaggaaagagaaagggaaaaaactctCAAGAATGAAAGTGCTTTTAAAACATTTGACCTTAGCCAACCTGTTGGAGACTCTGATTGTCATGCCACTGGACGGAATGTGGAACATCACTGTGCAATGGTATGCTGGAGAACTCCTCTGCAAAGTCCTCAGCTATCTGAAGCTTTTCTCCATGTACGCCCCCGCCTTCGTGATGGTGGTGATCAGCCTGGACCGCTCCCTGGCCATCACGAGGCCCCTAGCTGTGAAAAGCAACAACAAGCTCGGACAGCTCCTGATTGGCTTGGCCTGGCTCCTCAGTAGCATCTTTGCTGGACCACAG CTGCCTCTTCATCATCCCTCTTCTCATCATGTTGATCTGCAATGCAAAAATTATCTTCACCCTGACAAGTGTCCTTCATCAGGATCCCCACA